CTTTAATCTTTCACAAGATTCTAAAAACAGATTATTGTCCATTGTGGAAGGTTTTAACAATACTAAATAAAATTAATTTCGTTCACTACATTACCTTAATTATTCACATTAAAAATTAAATAGGTTGCTTAAAAATTAAATCTATTTTTAAGCAACCTATTTAAAGTTATATTTTTATTAAAATATTTCGTTACATTCTAAATTAACTTTTTCAAAGCTTTTTCTAACAAAATTCCTTCCCTTTGATTGTAATCATATTTCAAACTTATTTCTATACCATACTTTATAAAATCAACAGCCTTATCTACAGCAGTTTTTATGTCTTCACCTTTTAATAAGCTCCCCACAATTACACTAGTAAAAGCATCTCCTGTACCAGGATAATTTACATTTAGCTTATCTGTTTTTGCTATATAGAATTCTTTATTTGCTTTATTGTATGAAGCTGTAGCTATTACATTATCATATAAAGGAACACTAGTGATTATAACATTTTCTGGTCCTATATCACCTAAGCTTACAAGCATATCTTTAATTTCTTTTTCAGAAATTTTACATTTAGAACAATCTTTATTTAAAAGATAACAAGCTTCAGTATAATTAGGTGTTATAACATAAGCTAACTTTATAAACTCTCTCATTTTATGTACCATTTTATAATCTATGGCAGAATAAAGTTCACAATCATCTCCCATTACTGGATCTATAACTACTAATGTATCTTTCTTTTTAAAATATTTTATAAAATTTGATATTATATTTATTTGATGTACTGATCCTAAATACCCACTATATATACAATTAAAATCTAAATTTAAGCTTTCCCAATGATTTACATATTCTTGTAAATTATCTGTTAAATCTATTATTTTCGCACTACCAAAACCACCTGTATGAGTAGATAAAACTGCTGTGGGAATTGGGCATACCTGTGCACCCATAAGAGATATTATAGGTATTACTGTAGTTAATGATGCTCTACCATAACCAGATATATCATGTATAGCTGCTACTTTTTTTGTATCTACTTTCATCTGTCCATCTCCTAAACAATCTGAATTTATATAATTTTATATCTAAAATATATTAAATTTTATATTTTTTCAACTGTATGGATACAGTTATTTAAATTTAAAAAATATCGACATTAGCTTTTAATATTATTACATATAAGCTTAAATGAAAACTTAATAAATTATACTTTAAATTAAAAAATTGTGCTTAGTAAAGCACAATTTTTTTAATTTAATTACTCTAATCTATTAGAGTGGTTTTAATATGTCAGATGCTAAATCCCATAAAAAAACTTGTCCGTTATCCTTCTTTACATAATACCACCCCATTGTTGCTGTATGATCTTCAACAACTTCATATACATGGACCATATAATAGGATACTCCTTCTCTTATTCTTTCTCCTTCACAGATAGCTTTAATATTATTATTACCAGTCCCCACCTTATTTTTTACTATTTCCTCTGCCTTCTTTTTTGTAGTTACCTTTGCTTGTGAATTTTCGCTTTCTTCTTTTGTTTTATTTTTTTCTTCGGTCTGTCTTTTTTGCTCTTCTTCTATTCTTTTATTCTCTTCTGCTTTTTGAGTTTCTTGTAATTCTTTTTCTTCTTTTATATACTGATCTTTTAAATTTTTAGCCACTGTATTTTCTTTATCTATAGATAATATTTTATCTAAGTATACATGAGCTTCTTTATATTTTTTCTCTTTTGCTAAAGCCTTTGCTTTATCTAAATTTTCATTTATATAAATCTTTATACATTCCTTTATTTTATCTTGGGCTAAATTAAACCTTTTGCTATCTCTTTTAGATACTTTCTTAAAAAATTCCATAGCAGTTATATAATCTTTTTTATTATATAATTCCATAGCTTTTTCATAATTTGCTTTAGATTCTTTTATTTCTTTAGCTAAATTTATTTTATCCAAAGCATCTTTATTATTTTTATAATCTAAAGTCTTTTCATAATTTTCTATAGCCTTATCATAATTTTCTATCTCCATATAAGCTTCAGCCTTATTTAATAAAGCTTTATAATCTTTATATTTTGTATACTTATAACATGCAAAGCTCCCTAGTGTAATTAAAAGTATTATAACAGCGCTTATTATAATATTCTTCTTAGATTTACTCATAGTAGCACTCCCCCTTCTATACATACAATTCTATAATATCTTTTTACAATATTGTAACTAAAAATTCTTCATTTCCTTTAATATTTCTAATATGTATTGAAAAGTTCTTTCTGCAGAACTTATACTTAAATGTTCTTTAGGTGTATGTATTTCAAATATATTAGGACCTATAGATATGCATTGTAATCCTTTTATTTTATTTTTAAGCACCCCACATTCAATGCCACAATGATATGCTATAATTTCTGCCTCTTTCCCATATAATTTTTTAAACACTTTTCTACTTAGAGAAAGTACTTCTGATTTTTCATCATAGGGCCATTCTGGATAATCTCCATGGCAAATAATTTGTGAATTTGTAATCTCTCCTAATGCTTTTATTTTTTCTACTATTTTACGCTTTAAAGTCTCATTTGAGCTTCTAATTCCGCTTTCCAATATAGCTTTACTATAATCTACTGAAATAATCCCCAAATTTACAGAGCTTTCTACTAATCCTTCTATATTAGCGTCTATTGATTCTACACCATTTGGAGTAATTAATATAGAATTTA
Above is a window of Clostridium sporogenes DNA encoding:
- a CDS encoding pyridoxamine kinase — protein: MKVDTKKVAAIHDISGYGRASLTTVIPIISLMGAQVCPIPTAVLSTHTGGFGSAKIIDLTDNLQEYVNHWESLNLDFNCIYSGYLGSVHQINIISNFIKYFKKKDTLVVIDPVMGDDCELYSAIDYKMVHKMREFIKLAYVITPNYTEACYLLNKDCSKCKISEKEIKDMLVSLGDIGPENVIITSVPLYDNVIATASYNKANKEFYIAKTDKLNVNYPGTGDAFTSVIVGSLLKGEDIKTAVDKAVDFIKYGIEISLKYDYNQREGILLEKALKKLI
- a CDS encoding tetratricopeptide repeat protein, which encodes MSKSKKNIIISAVIILLITLGSFACYKYTKYKDYKALLNKAEAYMEIENYDKAIENYEKTLDYKNNKDALDKINLAKEIKESKANYEKAMELYNKKDYITAMEFFKKVSKRDSKRFNLAQDKIKECIKIYINENLDKAKALAKEKKYKEAHVYLDKILSIDKENTVAKNLKDQYIKEEKELQETQKAEENKRIEEEQKRQTEEKNKTKEESENSQAKVTTKKKAEEIVKNKVGTGNNNIKAICEGERIREGVSYYMVHVYEVVEDHTATMGWYYVKKDNGQVFLWDLASDILKPL